The Thalassospira sp. TSL5-1 genome contains the following window.
GTTGCCGTTTTAAATCGTTTGTTCAACCGGGATTAAAAATCCCAATTCAGCCGCAAGGTGGCTGTCTGGCTCTGGTATCCTGCGCGCAATTCCCCGTCATAAGACAGCTTCAGGCTGATGCTGTCATCGGTGATGTAGGAAAGTCCCAGGCCCAGCCGGATGCCATCTGATGCGAGGCCCTTTGTTTCGATGGTGTAATCCGTGCCGCCGATCTGGCCCGTGGTATCCACCGTATTGTCGGTATAATCATGGATCCAGGCCGCCGAAACTTCTGGCGATACAATCCCGGTGGCTGTTTCAATGTTCCAATCGGTCCGGGCGCCGACTTCATGGGTGACACTGCTGTTATTTTGACTGTTGACCGAGTTGTTGGCGGCACCTGCGCCTGTTTCCTTGTAGGAGTCAGTATGCGCACCCAGCCAGCGCAGCCCGGCAAAAGGCGTTAGTGTTGTTTCACCAAAATTGAAATCATAGCCGACACGGGTGCGGGCCATATATTGCTGGCCGTTATAATCGGCACTGGCCGTATTGCCCAAAAAGGAAATGGTCCGTTCCTGATCGTAATGGTTCCAGCCCGCACCAATCTGTCCATCCACGGCAAGGCGGTTGATGCGATAGGTTCCGTAAAAGGTCATTTGATAGCTATCAAGCGTATTTGTCGATCCGTTCGAGGCATTGCTGCCATCCGTCCAGGACCGCACCCAGCTTAAGGCAACACCGCCCAAAAGGTCAGGGGTGATCAAATGATCAAAGCCGGTGGTAAGGCCAACACTTTTGCTGGTAAAGCCGTCATTTTCACTGTCACCGGCGCGGTGGGCGGACCCGCCAAGGATTTGGCCCCATAACTGGCTGTAGCGTGCCGCGCTCCCGGCTGCAACCCCGACTTCGCGTCCGCCATCATCCGACATGGCAAGTTGCTGGCGGGTTTCGACAGCCCCAATGACAATAGATGTCGCCTGGGCTGATAACTGGACGGTATTGGCGGAATTGGCGGGGGAAAGTTCCTTGATGGCTTCGCCACGCTGGTTTTGCGGTAGGCTGTCAATTTGCGCAAGAACCTGGTTTTGAAAGGCAATCGCCTCGGGGCTGTCTTTTGTATTGATGGTATCAAGGGTGCGACCCAATGGAGCTGCGCTGCCTCCCTCGGCATCTCCGACCGGGGTATATTTGCCCGTTCCATTCCCTTTGGTCAGGACCACCACCAAATCCTTGCCAATAGTTTTGACAGCGGCATTACGGTCACCTGTGCCCACAACAGAGGCCGACAAAGTGGAATAGCTTCCCGTGCCACCGGCACCAACAATTGTGTAGCTGTCGCCAACGGCAAGGTTGTTGCCAGATACCACAATGTTTGAATTGCTGATTGAGGCGTTGCCTGAAACGTTAAGTACACCATGCGAGGACGTGCTGACGGCCTCTATCAGCAACCCACCGCCTGTCTGAACGTAATTGCCGGTAATTGTCACTGCATTGCTGAGTTTTAGCGTGGCACCCGTATTATTAACGCTGTGACCGGTGGCATTTATATCGTCATTCAGCCAGATTTTTCCGCTGGAAAAGACAAGATCGGCATTTGTATGCGTGATTTGCCCCTTAACCATGCTGTTATCGCTGGTATAACCGCTTAAAACGCCATAAATCGTTGAATTGTCGTTTGAAATCGTCAGTCCGGTTGCACTGGTATTTTCGATATTGCCTTTGATCGTGCCGCTATTCACAAGACTTTGCATTGTGCCCGCATTTTTAATGGCATATTGCGTTGCCGAAATCGTACCGCTGTTGGTGAGTTGCGCGATAGATCCCGTTGTCGTGGTGGCAATACCAACAGCACTGGACAGTGAAGAAACGGAAAGTACGCCACTATTTTCAACCGATACATTAGAACCGTCATCGATGAAAATGCCTGCTCCACTGGCCTGACCAGCAACTGTCAGGCTGCCTGAATTTTTAATGGTGCCTGTTACTGTTCCCGCCGCGACAATGCCACCTGCACGCGCATTTGTTGAAACTGAAAGTGTGCCTGTATTGACAACTGAAACGCCGGAGCCAGCCTCGATCATAATGCCGGTGCTGCTGGTGCCATTTGATATTGTCATCGTGCCGAAATTGCTGATGGTGCCTGCAATAGTGCCGGTATTTTTATAATCAATACCGTAGATTGTGCCAGCGGATGCCGTTGCAGTCAGTAAGCCGGTATTGGCAATATTTATTGTTCCGTCCGCTGTTTCCGCATAAATACCCCGCAGAGCCGATATCGTGCCGGCGTTCGATATCGTTATATTGCCCGCCGTTAGTGCTTTGGCTTCGATACCGGTATCGGCATTGGCATTGATAGTGCCGGTGGATGTGTTGGTAATTGTCGTATTTCCCGATGTGGCAACCTGGGTCTGGATGCCGATATGGCCTCCGCCAGTATCATCATGGGTTGTGTTGTTAGACGATGTGACGGTGCCGCTATTTGTGACAATGGCATCGCCATTTGTGCTCCAGGCTACAATGGCGTGATCATCCTTGGCGTTAAGCGTGCCACTGTTATTGACGGATGCGTTCCCGCCGTCGGCCGACCATAAGACGATAGCCTGACGTGTATCCGTCTCGATAGACCCGGTATTTGTTACGGCAACGTTCCCATAATAATTGACGCCATATGCGCCTCTTGTACCTGCTTTAACCGTTCCATTATTCGTGATTGAAACGGTATACGGATCTGTAACGACATCCTTTGTACCGCTATCCCCATAAAGACCGCGGTCATCGGAGGTTACCGAGCCTGACGCTTCGTTTGTGATGGAAACATTGCCAGCTTTTGTTGTGGCAATAATCCCTGCCGCGCCGCTTTGTTGGCCGGTCGAATTGATCGTTGCACCACTGCTGATCGTAATATCGCCAGAGGTCGCATTTTTGAACCAGACAGCGCCAAAACCACCGCCAGTTGAAGTGACGGATGCCGTGGACGCTATCGTTGCAGTTACGTTGCTGTTTGCCTTCGTGACATCAAAAATCACGGCGCTGTAATCTGAACGGTTAAGCGTCGTACTTCCGTTAATCGTCAGGGTTTGATTGGTGGCCCCTGTAATGGAGCCACTTGAATCAGGTGCAAATTCAACAGATTGTGCTGTTTCGTCGCTAATGGTCAGCGAAGAGATGGTATCGTCTGAGAAATACTGAATCTGACCGCTGCTAAAGCAGTTTGCCCGGGTAAATGTGCCCGTTGGGTTGCAAGCGGCTTCCGCTGTTTCCGCCGCAAACAAAGCGAGCGTTGAGACCGAACAACATAAAACGAGCTTCTTCCAATTGATATTTCGGCATGCGCTTGACGTTAATTTGTAATGTGACATCGATTTCCCCCGACCTGAATATTTTTCAAGATAAATAATACATTATTCGATTGTATAAAATTGTAACGATAAGTTTTGCAAAACTATTCTTATGGGGTGTTTATTTGCCTTCATCTAATTCATAAGTATATATCATAAGGGAGTGTTGTGTGTTTGTGCGCTGTGGGATTGATAGAATCGGAACGAGTGATGTTTTTGTAATGCCAATGCCGTCAGAGTCGCGATGGCTCCGTTGAGCCCTTCCTGGAAATAAAGGGTGATCAGCAAGGCTTGCAGCGGGCTTTGAAATGGTTACATTTGCCGGGGTGCTACAGTTGGTTGCACCACCTTTTTCCCGCTTCATTCGACAGGACAGGCTCTTTTGAAATTCGT
Protein-coding sequences here:
- a CDS encoding autotransporter domain-containing protein; protein product: MSHYKLTSSACRNINWKKLVLCCSVSTLALFAAETAEAACNPTGTFTRANCFSSGQIQYFSDDTISSLTISDETAQSVEFAPDSSGSITGATNQTLTINGSTTLNRSDYSAVIFDVTKANSNVTATIASTASVTSTGGGFGAVWFKNATSGDITISSGATINSTGQQSGAAGIIATTKAGNVSITNEASGSVTSDDRGLYGDSGTKDVVTDPYTVSITNNGTVKAGTRGAYGVNYYGNVAVTNTGSIETDTRQAIVLWSADGGNASVNNSGTLNAKDDHAIVAWSTNGDAIVTNSGTVTSSNNTTHDDTGGGHIGIQTQVATSGNTTITNTSTGTINANADTGIEAKALTAGNITISNAGTISALRGIYAETADGTINIANTGLLTATASAGTIYGIDYKNTGTIAGTISNFGTMTISNGTSSTGIMIEAGSGVSVVNTGTLSVSTNARAGGIVAAGTVTGTIKNSGSLTVAGQASGAGIFIDDGSNVSVENSGVLSVSSLSSAVGIATTTTGSIAQLTNSGTISATQYAIKNAGTMQSLVNSGTIKGNIENTSATGLTISNDNSTIYGVLSGYTSDNSMVKGQITHTNADLVFSSGKIWLNDDINATGHSVNNTGATLKLSNAVTITGNYVQTGGGLLIEAVSTSSHGVLNVSGNASISNSNIVVSGNNLAVGDSYTIVGAGGTGSYSTLSASVVGTGDRNAAVKTIGKDLVVVLTKGNGTGKYTPVGDAEGGSAAPLGRTLDTINTKDSPEAIAFQNQVLAQIDSLPQNQRGEAIKELSPANSANTVQLSAQATSIVIGAVETRQQLAMSDDGGREVGVAAGSAARYSQLWGQILGGSAHRAGDSENDGFTSKSVGLTTGFDHLITPDLLGGVALSWVRSWTDGSNASNGSTNTLDSYQMTFYGTYRINRLAVDGQIGAGWNHYDQERTISFLGNTASADYNGQQYMARTRVGYDFNFGETTLTPFAGLRWLGAHTDSYKETGAGAANNSVNSQNNSSVTHEVGARTDWNIETATGIVSPEVSAAWIHDYTDNTVDTTGQIGGTDYTIETKGLASDGIRLGLGLSYITDDSISLKLSYDGELRAGYQSQTATLRLNWDF